Proteins found in one Cynocephalus volans isolate mCynVol1 chromosome 18, mCynVol1.pri, whole genome shotgun sequence genomic segment:
- the BECN2 gene encoding beclin-2, giving the protein MSPIRFICQHCSQPLKVRQSLETLGHPAAGTVAPAQGGPGDTQEDGATCREEMDIQNLQAGASGGPLADGSRISRVGADNFILLGAIGSLRIFSSIHKAAGEIFDILSGQRDVDHPLCEECTDTLLEQLDAQLAATELESQEYGRCLDTNEQVGQEALQTELGHLQQEEARLARELQDVDANLARAAAELEAAQAETAELQQWERQVQRDFMALEWQQLGLQDELRSMENQLRHARDQLHQLKETDVFNATFKIWEEGPLGVINNFRLGCLPTVPVSWNEINAAWGQTALLLLSLANAIGLQFQRYRLVPCGNHSYLRSLTGGSTELPLFCCWGRAVFSGDRFDRAMQAFLDCMQQFKEEAGKGEQGLSMPYKIHVGKGLLEDAGGSRECYSITTLLNTEERWTKALRLMLLNLKWSLTWVSSKYHPA; this is encoded by the coding sequence ATGTCCCCCATCCGATTCATTTGCCAGCACTGCAGCCAGCCCTTGAAAGTGAGACAGTCCCTGGAGACTCTGGGCCACCCTGCAGCCGGGACAGTTGCCCCAGCACAGGGGGGGCCAGGGGACACCCAAGAGGATGGTGCTACCTGCAGGGAGGAGATGGATATCCAAAACCTACAGGCCGGTGCCTCTGGTGGACCCCTTGCTGATGGCAGCAGGATATCCAGAGTTGGTGCAGACAACTTCATCCTGCTTGGGGCGATTGGCTCCTTGAGAATTTTCAGCAGCATCCATAAGGCTGCCGGGGAGATTTTTGACATCCTCTCTGGCCAGAGAGATGTGGATCATCCCCTGTGCGAGGAGTGCACCGACACACTTTTGGAGCAGCTGGATGCCCAGCTCGCTGCCACAGAGCTTGAGAGCCAGGAATACGGGCGCTGTCTGGACACCAacgagcaggtggggcaggaggcgCTGCAGACGGAGCTGGGGCACCTGCAGCAGGAGGAGGCGCGGCTGGCCCGGGAGCTGCAGGACGTGGACGCGAACCTTGCAAGGGCGGCCGCGGAGCTGGAGGCAGCCCAGGCtgagactgcagagctgcagcagtgggagcggcAGGTCCAGAGGGACTTCAtggcactggagtggcaacagctgggactgcaggatgagctgaggagcatggagaaccagctgcgccacgcccGTGACCAGCTGCACCAGCTGAAGGAAACTGACGTCTTCAATGCCACGTTTAAGAtctgggaggagggccccttgggcgtcatcaATAACTTCAGACTGGGCTGCCTCCCCACTGTCCCCGTGAGCTGGAATGAGATTAATGCTGCGTGGGGACAGACGGCGTTGCTGCTGCTCTCCCTGGCCAATGCGATCGGGCTGCAgtttcagaggtacaggctggtcccctgCGGAAACCACTCCTATCTGAGGTCCTTAACAGgtggctccactgagctgcccctgttctgTTGTTGGGGGCGGGCTGTGTTCTCGGGTGACAGATTTGACCGtgccatgcaggccttcctggacTGCATGCAGCAGTTCaaagaagaggctgggaagggcgAGCAAGGCCTCTCCATGCCCTACAAGATccacgtgggcaaaggcctgctggaggacgccgggggcagcagggaatgctaCTCCATCACCACCCTTCTGAACACGgaggagcggtggaccaaggcgctcagactcatgctgctcaacctGAAGTGGAGCCTCACTTGGGTCTCCTCAAAGTACCATCCAGCATAA